One stretch of Oncorhynchus keta strain PuntledgeMale-10-30-2019 chromosome 18, Oket_V2, whole genome shotgun sequence DNA includes these proteins:
- the LOC118397168 gene encoding mRNA decay activator protein ZFP36L1-like isoform X2 codes for MPDGAPATTQMQRVVGFQRRHSLCPVTLPNSKFNSGSVDPIGEPACWALTNTANQQWSLKHQQQLPRSSLNHIPFRVDRSVSMIEGHVGSLGYSEQHLPTTPPLMPPPGLSISTSCLTSPKSLAPSPPISTRYKTEMCRTYEESGTCKYGAKCQFAHGTDEQRDLSRHPKYKTEPCRTFHTIGFCPYGARCHFIHNADEQLGPDGGAPPQRQKMRERPQLLRHSISFAGFSSPHALTGFQPVPETMLFSRASSVSSPPSTGSPELLSPLFPEPATLKHNYPFSSDFGNDQINNNPHFYAITDSKFQTVCAQKSAAHNSHRNAFSFTGLPAMQRCASPDSLSDQEGYTSSSSLSGCESPGLEGRRLPIFSRLSVSDD; via the coding sequence ATGCCAGATGGCGCACCAGCCACCACGCAGATGCAGCGCGTCGTTGGATTTCAGCGCAGACACTCACTATGCCCGGTTACCCTACCCAACTCAAAGTTCAACAGCGGCAGTGTGGACCCAATCGGCGAGCCAGCCTGCTGGGCCCTTACTAACACTGCTAACCAGCAGTGGAGCCTGAAACACCAGCAACAGTTGCCCCGCTCTTCTCTCAACCACATCCCATTCCGTGTGGACCGTTCGGTCAGCATGATAGAGGGCCATGTTGGCAGCCTCGGGTACAGCGAGCAGCAtctccccaccacccctcctctgaTGCCCCCACCTGGCCTAAGTATCAGCACCAGCTGCCTGACATCTCCAAAGTCACtcgccccctcccctcccatctccaccCGGTACAAAACCGAAATGTGCCGCACTTATGAGGAGAGTGGCACATGCAAATACGGAGCCAAGTGTCAGTTTGCCCACGGCACGGATGAGCAGCGTGACTTGAGCAGGCACCCGAAGTACAAAACCGAGCCTTGCCGCACGTTCCACACCATTGGCTTCTGCCCCTATGGCGCCCGCTGTCACTTCATCCATAATGCGGACGAGCAGCTCGGGCCCGATGGCGGAGCGCCACCTCAGCGACAGAAGATGAGAGAACGCCCACAGCTGCTGCGTCACAGCATTAGTTTCGCTGGCTTCTCCTCTCCCCACGCGCTGACCGGATTCCAACCCGTTCCAGAGACCATGCTGTTCTCCAGGGCTTCCTCAGTATCATCCCCGCCCTCCACAGGTAGCCCAGAACTGCTGTCCCCATTGTTTCCAGAACCTGCTACACTAAAGCACAACTATCCGTTCTCATCTGACTTCGGAAACGATCAGATTAATAACAACCCTCACTTTTACGCCATCACTGACTCAAAGTTCCAAACTGTctgtgcgcaaaagtcagctgcACATAACTCTCACCGCAATGCCTTCTCATTCACCGGCCTGCCTGCCATGCAGCGGTGTGCTTCGCCGGACTCTCTTTCTGACCAGGAAGGCTATACCAGCTCCAGTAGCCTGAGTGGTTGTGAGTCCCCTGGCCTTGAGGGCAGACGTCTCCCCATCTTTAGTCGCCTCTCTGTCTCAGATGACTAA
- the LOC118397168 gene encoding mRNA decay activator protein ZFP36L1-like isoform X1, translating into MPSDFLTPFLELEDEFCKNFRGLDMPDGAPATTQMQRVVGFQRRHSLCPVTLPNSKFNSGSVDPIGEPACWALTNTANQQWSLKHQQQLPRSSLNHIPFRVDRSVSMIEGHVGSLGYSEQHLPTTPPLMPPPGLSISTSCLTSPKSLAPSPPISTRYKTEMCRTYEESGTCKYGAKCQFAHGTDEQRDLSRHPKYKTEPCRTFHTIGFCPYGARCHFIHNADEQLGPDGGAPPQRQKMRERPQLLRHSISFAGFSSPHALTGFQPVPETMLFSRASSVSSPPSTGSPELLSPLFPEPATLKHNYPFSSDFGNDQINNNPHFYAITDSKFQTVCAQKSAAHNSHRNAFSFTGLPAMQRCASPDSLSDQEGYTSSSSLSGCESPGLEGRRLPIFSRLSVSDD; encoded by the exons ATGCCATCCGACTTCCTAACCCCGTTTTTGGAGCTGGAGGATGAGTTCTGCAAG AATTTCCGTGGTCTGGACATGCCAGATGGCGCACCAGCCACCACGCAGATGCAGCGCGTCGTTGGATTTCAGCGCAGACACTCACTATGCCCGGTTACCCTACCCAACTCAAAGTTCAACAGCGGCAGTGTGGACCCAATCGGCGAGCCAGCCTGCTGGGCCCTTACTAACACTGCTAACCAGCAGTGGAGCCTGAAACACCAGCAACAGTTGCCCCGCTCTTCTCTCAACCACATCCCATTCCGTGTGGACCGTTCGGTCAGCATGATAGAGGGCCATGTTGGCAGCCTCGGGTACAGCGAGCAGCAtctccccaccacccctcctctgaTGCCCCCACCTGGCCTAAGTATCAGCACCAGCTGCCTGACATCTCCAAAGTCACtcgccccctcccctcccatctccaccCGGTACAAAACCGAAATGTGCCGCACTTATGAGGAGAGTGGCACATGCAAATACGGAGCCAAGTGTCAGTTTGCCCACGGCACGGATGAGCAGCGTGACTTGAGCAGGCACCCGAAGTACAAAACCGAGCCTTGCCGCACGTTCCACACCATTGGCTTCTGCCCCTATGGCGCCCGCTGTCACTTCATCCATAATGCGGACGAGCAGCTCGGGCCCGATGGCGGAGCGCCACCTCAGCGACAGAAGATGAGAGAACGCCCACAGCTGCTGCGTCACAGCATTAGTTTCGCTGGCTTCTCCTCTCCCCACGCGCTGACCGGATTCCAACCCGTTCCAGAGACCATGCTGTTCTCCAGGGCTTCCTCAGTATCATCCCCGCCCTCCACAGGTAGCCCAGAACTGCTGTCCCCATTGTTTCCAGAACCTGCTACACTAAAGCACAACTATCCGTTCTCATCTGACTTCGGAAACGATCAGATTAATAACAACCCTCACTTTTACGCCATCACTGACTCAAAGTTCCAAACTGTctgtgcgcaaaagtcagctgcACATAACTCTCACCGCAATGCCTTCTCATTCACCGGCCTGCCTGCCATGCAGCGGTGTGCTTCGCCGGACTCTCTTTCTGACCAGGAAGGCTATACCAGCTCCAGTAGCCTGAGTGGTTGTGAGTCCCCTGGCCTTGAGGGCAGACGTCTCCCCATCTTTAGTCGCCTCTCTGTCTCAGATGACTAA